A genomic window from Deltaproteobacteria bacterium includes:
- a CDS encoding histone deacetylase family protein gives MFRIRRVYDDILPNDRSAVEQVQEILRSQFDTLSKADIDKLPLQLQNPLKYRFRTILHIAEGERRIVKGFALMMHAPDIHFSYLDFLAADPKRMGGGIGGALYEGVREEARVLKSIGLFFECLPDDPNLCHDPELLKENRARLRFYEKYGARPIIHTEYETPFSAGDDCPPYLLYDALEHPKALSREHCRRIVRAILERKYGSKCPAGYIDKVVASIKDDPVRLREPRYARRNTTGRPNSMTRRSMVHRLGLVVSDKHQIHHVPERGYVESPVRIRSILKELEKTDLFERLPIRHFSKKYITAVHDRRFVEYLKAVCTKLAPDKSVYPYVFPIRNAARPPKDLPVRAGYFCMDVFTPLNQNAYHAAKRAVDCALTAAQAILEGYRMTYALVRPPGHHAERHVFGGFCYFNSAAIAANYLCRYGKTAILDVDYHHGNGTQDIFYERSDVLTVSIHGHPRVAYPYFSGFEDEKGEGPGKGYNLNIPLPEVITGVQYREALKRAISRIRKFKPIFLVVPLGLDPAKHDPTGSWMLTAGDFFENGKLIGGLNLRTLVVQEGGYRVHSLGINVRHFFSGLTYGAAWR, from the coding sequence ATGTTTCGAATTCGAAGGGTTTATGATGATATTCTTCCCAACGATCGGTCTGCCGTGGAGCAGGTACAGGAGATCCTCCGTTCCCAGTTTGACACCCTTTCAAAGGCGGACATAGACAAGCTGCCGCTGCAACTGCAAAATCCGCTCAAGTATCGTTTTCGTACCATCCTCCATATTGCCGAGGGCGAACGTCGAATAGTCAAGGGGTTTGCCCTGATGATGCATGCGCCGGATATCCATTTCAGTTATCTCGATTTTTTGGCCGCTGATCCTAAACGGATGGGCGGCGGCATCGGGGGCGCTCTTTACGAAGGTGTTCGTGAAGAGGCGCGGGTCTTGAAAAGCATCGGACTCTTCTTTGAATGCCTCCCCGATGATCCGAACCTGTGCCACGACCCGGAACTTCTGAAAGAAAACCGGGCACGCCTCAGGTTCTACGAGAAATACGGCGCCCGCCCGATCATCCACACCGAGTATGAAACCCCCTTTTCAGCGGGCGACGATTGTCCGCCCTATCTTTTGTACGATGCCCTGGAACATCCGAAAGCGCTTTCCCGTGAACACTGCCGCCGCATTGTGCGAGCGATCCTGGAGCGCAAATACGGTTCCAAATGTCCGGCCGGCTATATCGACAAGGTAGTCGCCTCTATAAAAGACGACCCGGTCCGCCTTCGGGAACCCAGATATGCAAGACGGAACACCACCGGGAGGCCGAACAGCATGACCCGGCGCTCCATGGTTCACCGGCTCGGGCTGGTGGTCAGCGATAAACACCAGATCCATCACGTACCCGAACGGGGGTACGTGGAATCGCCCGTGAGGATTCGATCCATTCTCAAGGAACTTGAAAAAACAGATCTCTTCGAACGGTTGCCCATACGCCATTTTTCGAAAAAATATATCACTGCAGTCCATGACAGGCGGTTTGTAGAATACCTGAAGGCGGTGTGCACAAAATTGGCCCCGGACAAGTCCGTCTACCCATATGTATTTCCCATTCGGAACGCGGCCCGTCCGCCCAAAGACCTGCCGGTCCGTGCCGGATATTTCTGTATGGACGTATTTACCCCCCTCAATCAAAACGCCTATCACGCGGCCAAGCGGGCGGTGGACTGCGCTCTCACCGCGGCCCAGGCCATCCTGGAAGGCTATCGCATGACCTACGCCCTGGTTCGCCCCCCGGGACACCATGCGGAACGTCATGTATTCGGCGGGTTCTGCTATTTCAATTCGGCCGCCATTGCGGCAAATTATCTGTGCCGCTACGGAAAGACGGCCATACTGGACGTGGACTACCACCATGGCAACGGCACGCAGGACATCTTCTATGAGCGATCGGATGTCCTGACCGTCTCCATCCACGGTCACCCGAGGGTCGCCTATCCTTACTTCTCCGGATTTGAAGATGAGAAGGGGGAAGGGCCTGGAAAAGGTTACAATCTGAACATTCCTCTGCCCGAAGTGATCACCGGCGTCCAATATCGAGAGGCCCTGAAAAGGGCCATCAGCCGCATCCGGAAATTCAAGCCCATATTCCTGGTCGTACCCCTGGGACTGGACCCGGCAAAACATGACCCGACCGGGTCATGGATGCTAACGGCGGGTGATTTTTTTGAAAACGGGAAACTTATCGGCGGCCTGAACCTCCGCACCCTGGTCGTTCAGGAGGGCGGATACAGGGTTCATTCCCTGGGGATTAATGTCAGGCATTTCTTCTCGGGCTTGACCTACGGCGCAGCGTGGCGGTGA